The following proteins are co-located in the Pedobacter sp. FW305-3-2-15-E-R2A2 genome:
- a CDS encoding DNA topoisomerase IB, which produces MVETLEELKSSGLVYVTDSKPGIYRKGKPGDFHYEDKDGNPVKDENELNRIAALVLPPAWTKVWISPRKNGYLQATGVDLAGRKQYRYHAEWTSRRSDSKYFRLLDFGKALPKARARIAKDLRRKKFDELKVLAICVQFMQKTLIRIGNESYKQLYGSYGLSTLRNKHVKINGDHLLLSFVGKKGVQQDLSLNDKTLAALLRKCKEIPGQDLFQYYTDGTERRAIDSGMINNYIKEITGGDFSAKDFRTWGGTLEALRQLAVCEATAIEEKPKKKMIVEVLDCVAARLGNTRAVCKSSYVYPMLLDAFEQGKLTKYLKKIDPGQADTLAGIKNDEKVLMSFLRAVQKKAVQKK; this is translated from the coding sequence ATGGTGGAGACACTCGAAGAACTCAAATCAAGCGGATTGGTTTATGTAACAGACAGCAAGCCTGGGATATACAGGAAGGGAAAGCCAGGAGATTTTCATTACGAAGATAAAGATGGAAATCCGGTGAAAGACGAAAACGAACTGAACAGGATAGCAGCACTGGTACTTCCTCCGGCATGGACAAAGGTCTGGATCTCTCCCAGGAAGAATGGTTATCTGCAGGCTACCGGAGTCGATCTCGCAGGAAGGAAACAATACCGTTATCATGCGGAATGGACTTCCAGACGCTCGGACAGCAAATATTTCCGACTGCTGGATTTTGGAAAAGCCTTACCCAAAGCAAGAGCGAGGATTGCAAAGGACCTGAGACGCAAAAAATTTGATGAGTTAAAGGTCCTCGCGATCTGTGTGCAGTTTATGCAGAAAACCTTAATCAGGATTGGCAATGAATCCTACAAACAGTTATACGGAAGTTATGGACTGAGTACGCTGCGGAATAAACATGTGAAGATCAATGGAGATCATTTGCTGCTTAGTTTTGTCGGCAAAAAGGGAGTTCAGCAGGACTTGAGTCTGAACGACAAAACCCTGGCTGCCTTGTTGAGGAAATGTAAGGAAATCCCCGGACAGGACTTGTTTCAATATTATACCGATGGAACAGAACGCAGGGCGATAGATTCGGGGATGATCAACAATTACATCAAAGAGATCACTGGAGGAGATTTTAGTGCTAAGGACTTTCGAACCTGGGGAGGAACATTGGAGGCCTTGCGACAACTGGCGGTCTGTGAAGCAACGGCCATAGAAGAGAAACCAAAGAAAAAGATGATTGTTGAAGTGCTGGATTGTGTAGCGGCAAGACTTGGGAATACCCGTGCGGTATGTAAAAGTTCTTATGTGTATCCGATGTTGCTGGATGCTTTTGAACAGGGGAAACTCACAAAGTACCTGAAGAAAATAGATCCTGGTCAGGCAGATACTTTAGCGGGAATAAAAAACGATGAAAAGGTACTGATGTCGTTTTTGCGCGCGGTACAGAAAAAAGCGGTACAGAAAAAATAG
- the fmt gene encoding methionyl-tRNA formyltransferase, producing the protein MRLVFMGTPDFAVASLSALVEAGFDVVGVVTAADKPAGRGQKLQESAVKQYAVAKGIKVLQPLKLKDPEFITELKALNADLQVVVAFRMLPEVVWNMPAKGTINLHGSLLPQYRGAAPINHAIINGEKESGVTTFFLKHEIDTGDVIFSASVPIGDTETAGELHDQLMNVGAELLVKTVKAIEEGNYEEQPQPQHEELKHAPKIFKENCLIDWNQPARTIYNMIRGLSPYPTAFTRLNDKTLKVFRAELEEKETGISPGGFLSDGKTFLKFAAKDGFIKLTDLQYEGKKRMSTEEFLRGYRIESGA; encoded by the coding sequence ATGAGATTAGTTTTTATGGGTACTCCCGATTTTGCAGTAGCTTCTTTAAGCGCTTTGGTGGAAGCTGGATTTGATGTGGTTGGTGTCGTTACGGCGGCCGACAAGCCTGCCGGAAGAGGTCAGAAGCTTCAGGAAAGTGCCGTAAAACAATATGCTGTAGCAAAAGGAATAAAAGTATTGCAACCCCTAAAGCTAAAAGATCCGGAGTTTATTACTGAATTAAAGGCCTTAAATGCTGATTTACAGGTAGTCGTTGCCTTCCGCATGTTACCGGAAGTGGTCTGGAATATGCCTGCAAAAGGAACGATCAACCTTCATGGCTCTCTATTGCCACAATATCGTGGAGCAGCCCCAATTAACCATGCCATCATCAACGGAGAAAAGGAATCCGGAGTAACCACCTTTTTCCTGAAACATGAAATAGATACCGGCGATGTGATCTTCTCTGCCAGTGTGCCTATCGGCGATACAGAAACCGCTGGTGAGCTCCATGATCAGCTGATGAATGTGGGTGCGGAACTATTGGTGAAGACTGTAAAAGCAATTGAGGAAGGAAATTATGAAGAGCAGCCACAGCCTCAGCATGAAGAACTGAAACATGCACCCAAGATATTTAAAGAAAATTGTCTGATTGACTGGAACCAACCGGCGAGAACGATTTACAATATGATCCGCGGCTTGAGTCCTTATCCCACTGCCTTTACCAGGCTCAACGACAAAACACTGAAAGTATTCCGCGCAGAGCTGGAAGAAAAAGAAACCGGCATCTCCCCTGGAGGGTTCCTGTCGGATGGAAAAACCTTTCTTAAATTCGCTGCAAAAGACGGTTTCATTAAGCTGACAGACCTTCAGTACGAAGGTAAAAAACGCATGTCGACGGAGGAGTTCCTAAGAGGTTATCGCATTGAGTCTGGCGCTTAG
- a CDS encoding aminotransferase class IV, protein MQQEYILHNDEFVAANHPVIGVQNRAFRYGDGLFESMRMDNGKLKFAEQHADRLRAGMKALKMDGSNLMDEYFLKQKTAELSKKNKLKDHIRFRLSVYRAGEGLYTPESNKSGYVLEATPLAQPTYEMNKKGLIVDVYDEITKPVNKLSNYKTTNSLLYVMAGLYKKQHNLDEAFILNQHGFLCESISSNVFVVYDKQIYTPALSEGCVAGVMRSVVMNMAKSNDIPLIEAQINPEVLKEAEEVFITNATGGIRWVMGYGRKRYFNEISKDLSARLNAITS, encoded by the coding sequence ATGCAACAGGAATATATTTTACATAATGATGAGTTTGTAGCGGCAAACCATCCTGTGATCGGGGTGCAGAACCGTGCATTCAGATATGGTGATGGCTTGTTTGAATCCATGCGCATGGACAATGGGAAACTAAAGTTTGCAGAGCAGCACGCCGATCGCCTCAGGGCAGGAATGAAGGCTTTGAAAATGGATGGCAGTAACCTGATGGACGAATATTTTCTGAAGCAGAAAACTGCGGAGCTTAGCAAAAAGAATAAGTTGAAGGACCATATCCGTTTCCGTCTTTCTGTATACAGAGCGGGAGAAGGCCTATATACCCCTGAAAGCAATAAATCAGGGTATGTCCTGGAAGCAACTCCTCTTGCTCAGCCTACCTATGAAATGAATAAGAAAGGGCTGATCGTAGATGTTTACGATGAAATCACGAAACCCGTGAACAAGCTCTCCAACTACAAAACCACCAATTCTTTATTGTATGTGATGGCGGGTTTGTATAAAAAGCAGCACAATCTGGACGAGGCTTTTATTTTAAACCAGCATGGCTTTCTATGTGAAAGCATCAGTTCCAATGTCTTTGTAGTTTACGATAAGCAGATTTATACCCCTGCTTTATCCGAAGGTTGTGTTGCGGGGGTGATGCGGAGTGTGGTAATGAATATGGCCAAGAGCAATGACATCCCGCTTATTGAAGCGCAGATAAATCCTGAAGTGCTTAAAGAAGCAGAAGAGGTTTTTATCACGAATGCAACAGGCGGGATCAGATGGGTGATGGGCTATGGAAGGAAACGTTATTTTAACGAGATCTCCAAAGACCTAAGCGCCAGACTCAATGCGATAACCTCTTAG
- a CDS encoding RluA family pseudouridine synthase → MENSNSVQELEEQDLYEHFNIVVDKGQSLLRIDKFLMGRMENASRNRIQNAIDAGNVLVNQGTVKASYKVKPADEISIVFPHPPRDTEVYPENIPLDIVYEDDDLLVVNKPAGMVVHPGFNNYTGTLVNALAYHFEKLPQLPGNEGRPGLVHRIDKDTSGLLLISKNEITMTKLAKQFFDHTITRKYIAMAWGDVLEDGTVTGYIGRSAKNRIVMDVYDDEEKGKWSVTHYSVLERLGYVTLISCQLETGRTHQIRAHMQHIGHPLFNDANYGGDKILKGTTFNKYKQFVQNCFQMLPRQALHAQTLGFIHPTTKEYMEFEAPLPADFDSVLNKWRNYIVEPS, encoded by the coding sequence ATGGAAAATAGCAACAGCGTGCAGGAATTAGAAGAGCAGGATTTATACGAACATTTTAATATTGTTGTTGATAAAGGACAGTCTTTGTTAAGAATAGACAAATTTTTAATGGGACGCATGGAGAATGCTTCCCGCAATCGTATTCAGAATGCTATTGATGCCGGAAATGTGTTGGTTAATCAAGGCACTGTTAAAGCGAGCTATAAGGTAAAACCTGCGGATGAGATCTCTATCGTCTTCCCGCATCCGCCAAGAGATACGGAAGTTTACCCTGAAAATATCCCTTTGGATATTGTATATGAAGATGACGATCTGTTGGTAGTCAATAAACCAGCGGGCATGGTCGTACATCCTGGATTTAACAATTATACGGGGACATTGGTGAACGCGCTGGCCTACCATTTTGAAAAATTACCACAATTACCGGGAAATGAAGGCAGGCCTGGCCTGGTTCACCGGATTGATAAAGATACTTCGGGTTTGTTACTGATCAGTAAGAACGAGATCACAATGACCAAACTGGCGAAACAGTTTTTTGACCATACCATTACCCGTAAATATATTGCCATGGCCTGGGGAGATGTGCTGGAAGACGGTACGGTTACGGGCTATATCGGAAGAAGTGCCAAGAACAGGATTGTGATGGATGTATATGACGACGAAGAAAAAGGTAAGTGGTCGGTAACACATTATTCGGTATTAGAGCGTTTAGGATATGTAACCCTAATCAGTTGTCAGCTGGAAACGGGCCGGACACACCAAATCAGAGCACATATGCAGCATATTGGACACCCTTTATTTAACGATGCCAATTACGGCGGAGATAAAATATTAAAAGGAACAACCTTCAACAAATACAAACAGTTCGTTCAAAACTGTTTTCAAATGTTGCCACGTCAGGCATTACATGCACAGACTTTAGGTTTTATCCACCCGACTACTAAAGAGTATATGGAATTTGAGGCACCTTTACCTGCTGATTTTGATTCGGTATTAAATAAATGGAGAAACTACATCGTTGAGCCGTCGTAA
- a CDS encoding pyridoxal-phosphate dependent enzyme, with protein MFTDIYSPLQQLNHSVLPQFWMKRDDLIDPYISGNKWRKLKYLISKAFNTQKHHLVTFGGAYSNHLVATAAAASKAGLKSSAFVRGETVENEMLLLCRLFGMNLIFTDRTSYKDKTQLFQEHFGDDPNALFIDEGGASAEAVQGCAEIIAELPGDIDHLFCAAGTGTTAAGLLKGIQQQGLKTILHVVPALKGGSFIEEEIFKYLGNTDQLLLHTDYHFGGYAKTQPVLIDFIKNFVSSQGILIDPVYTAKMLYAIEDLSAKNYFKKEDKIVALHTGGLLGILGMKEKFK; from the coding sequence ATGTTTACAGATATTTATAGCCCGCTTCAACAATTAAATCATTCTGTTCTTCCACAATTCTGGATGAAAAGGGATGATTTAATTGATCCTTATATCTCTGGAAATAAATGGCGTAAGCTTAAATATCTGATATCGAAAGCTTTTAACACACAGAAACACCACCTGGTTACTTTTGGAGGTGCTTATTCCAACCATCTTGTCGCCACTGCTGCAGCTGCTTCCAAAGCAGGATTAAAGTCATCCGCTTTTGTACGGGGAGAAACAGTAGAAAATGAAATGCTCCTGCTTTGCAGGCTTTTCGGAATGAACCTGATCTTTACCGACAGGACAAGTTACAAAGACAAGACTCAATTGTTTCAAGAACATTTCGGTGATGATCCCAATGCCCTCTTTATCGATGAAGGAGGCGCAAGTGCCGAAGCGGTGCAAGGTTGTGCGGAGATCATTGCAGAACTTCCGGGGGATATTGACCATCTATTCTGCGCCGCCGGAACAGGGACTACTGCGGCCGGATTATTGAAAGGAATACAACAACAAGGATTAAAAACAATTCTTCATGTGGTTCCCGCACTGAAAGGAGGAAGCTTTATTGAAGAAGAAATTTTTAAATATCTGGGCAATACCGATCAACTCCTCCTCCATACGGATTACCATTTCGGAGGTTATGCAAAGACCCAACCCGTCCTCATCGACTTCATTAAAAATTTTGTAAGCAGCCAGGGCATTTTAATAGATCCGGTATACACCGCAAAGATGCTCTATGCAATTGAAGACCTTTCCGCAAAGAATTACTTTAAAAAGGAAGATAAAATCGTTGCCCTTCATACCGGCGGCTTACTCGGCATCCTTGGGATGAAGGAGAAATTTAAATAG
- a CDS encoding VOC family protein, with amino-acid sequence MTFKNAVSWFEIPAVDLNRAQKFYEAIFEIQMIPMDSPGYEMRMFPLENMMEDIGGALVKCEGFHVPSSDRGTLVYLNANPDVQLVLDRIEMAGGKIIAPKTEISPEYGFMGVFLDTEGNRVALHSAPI; translated from the coding sequence ATGACTTTTAAAAATGCAGTAAGCTGGTTTGAAATACCGGCAGTTGACCTTAACAGGGCTCAAAAGTTTTATGAAGCGATCTTTGAAATTCAAATGATTCCTATGGATTCTCCCGGTTACGAAATGCGGATGTTTCCCCTTGAAAATATGATGGAAGATATCGGAGGGGCATTGGTGAAATGTGAAGGCTTTCATGTTCCTTCATCAGATAGGGGAACGTTGGTTTATCTGAATGCAAATCCTGATGTACAGCTGGTTTTAGATAGAATCGAAATGGCAGGCGGCAAAATTATCGCTCCTAAAACAGAAATTTCACCGGAGTACGGCTTTATGGGTGTTTTTCTGGATACGGAAGGAAACAGGGTGGCTTTGCATTCTGCACCTATTTAA
- a CDS encoding class I SAM-dependent methyltransferase: MDLYHQTGQTYNTTRTADPLITERLSALTGNKKNDKILDVGCGTGNYTLELAATGLQMFGTDPSDQMLKIAEENVSPVIWKKGYAEKIDFPDAMFDGAIATLTIHHWLDLAKALKELYRVLKAGSNLVIFTSTSEQMRNYWLHHYFPKMMSSAMNQMPSFSKIWEYGTDAGFEITRTEKYFVAAELEDLFLYSGKRKPEMYLDPEIRKGISSFSDLAQADEISSGLELLERDIKSQKINIVRDRFDDRMGDYLFIVLSKTAGV, encoded by the coding sequence ATGGATTTATACCATCAAACCGGACAAACCTACAATACCACCAGAACTGCAGACCCATTGATCACCGAACGCCTCTCTGCACTGACCGGCAATAAAAAAAATGATAAAATCCTTGATGTTGGCTGTGGAACGGGAAACTACACCCTGGAACTGGCAGCAACCGGTTTACAGATGTTTGGGACAGATCCTTCTGATCAAATGCTGAAAATTGCAGAAGAAAATGTTAGTCCCGTTATCTGGAAAAAAGGATATGCAGAAAAAATAGACTTCCCTGATGCGATGTTTGACGGCGCCATAGCCACTTTAACCATCCACCATTGGCTTGATCTGGCTAAAGCTTTAAAAGAGTTATACAGGGTCCTCAAAGCAGGCTCAAACCTCGTTATATTTACTTCCACTTCCGAGCAGATGCGCAATTACTGGTTACATCATTATTTTCCAAAGATGATGAGCAGCGCGATGAATCAAATGCCCTCTTTTTCAAAGATCTGGGAATACGGGACCGATGCAGGCTTTGAAATCACCCGAACGGAGAAATACTTCGTCGCCGCTGAACTTGAAGACCTGTTCCTCTATTCAGGAAAGCGAAAACCGGAAATGTACCTTGATCCGGAAATCAGAAAAGGAATCTCTTCTTTCTCAGATCTGGCCCAGGCCGATGAAATTTCTTCCGGCTTGGAATTGCTGGAACGGGATATCAAATCACAAAAGATCAATATTGTTCGGGACAGGTTTGACGACCGCATGGGCGATTATCTTTTTATTGTGTTATCTAAAACAGCCGGGGTTTAA
- a CDS encoding RICIN domain-containing protein produces the protein MKSTRFFSWPVMAMLLLCAALSACHKSLIPENPEKQRAELSATSAALAGTENAAPSEHIYFNFPSDAIVKLHKIKITQSANAEYFSVHNYSGGYAGLQQTPDNSFGTPNILISSLWDPNTAGGIFSEVAYTAPGTISSRFGGEGDGYKTINPYQWTLNTWYNIALRAWKLNGKLYIGTFIQNMTTGNWFHTSTLSVPERTTFLGSGNDAFLENWTGSNAAYDGRFIRKAFFKDCWNLNTANTWQKHSSRSFSANDGDQGRNGIYDRAFNSGYDATEDAYFMEHGGTVQPSADFGTGRTLTLPEQTNQGAAPLLTIAEVQSATATSSGNTVTVNWTNNPAKSPQFSSKVELLNPTGGVVSTINEVLPQKRSASISSTLGTGTYSVRITITDIFNQSSSPITIPVTSGISGTTWYKIKNVSSGLYLALENNSTANSAFLVQATSSTGNGQKWKFTAQGTAYVIVNANSNKAIDISGGTQTIGANVIQYTISNAVNQQWNLVSSGANQYVIQSNMSSHYVLDNPGSSSTSGTKITLYSINGASGSPNQQWLLEPQ, from the coding sequence ATGAAATCAACCCGATTTTTTTCCTGGCCTGTAATGGCCATGCTCTTGCTCTGCGCGGCACTTTCCGCTTGTCACAAATCCCTGATTCCCGAAAATCCGGAGAAACAACGTGCCGAACTCAGTGCTACAAGTGCTGCCCTGGCGGGCACAGAAAATGCAGCCCCCTCCGAGCACATCTACTTTAATTTTCCTTCGGATGCGATTGTTAAATTACACAAGATAAAAATTACGCAATCGGCCAATGCGGAATATTTCTCTGTGCACAATTATTCAGGTGGTTATGCAGGTCTGCAGCAAACGCCAGACAATTCTTTTGGAACCCCGAACATCCTGATCTCCTCTTTATGGGATCCCAATACTGCGGGAGGTATCTTTTCGGAAGTCGCTTACACCGCACCAGGAACCATCAGCAGCAGGTTTGGTGGGGAGGGAGATGGCTATAAGACCATCAATCCATACCAGTGGACACTCAATACCTGGTACAACATTGCCCTCCGGGCCTGGAAACTGAACGGGAAACTGTACATCGGCACCTTTATTCAGAACATGACTACCGGAAACTGGTTTCATACCTCCACATTGTCCGTTCCGGAACGGACTACTTTCCTCGGATCAGGTAATGATGCCTTCCTGGAAAACTGGACAGGGAGCAATGCCGCCTATGATGGCCGCTTTATCCGAAAAGCATTCTTTAAAGATTGCTGGAACCTGAATACCGCCAATACCTGGCAAAAACACAGCAGCAGAAGTTTCAGTGCCAATGATGGTGACCAGGGTCGAAACGGCATCTATGACCGGGCCTTTAATTCCGGATATGACGCTACCGAAGATGCCTATTTCATGGAACATGGCGGTACGGTACAACCCAGTGCCGACTTTGGAACCGGACGTACACTGACACTCCCCGAGCAAACCAATCAAGGCGCCGCTCCCCTGCTGACCATCGCAGAAGTTCAGTCTGCCACCGCAACAAGCAGCGGAAACACCGTTACTGTAAACTGGACAAACAATCCGGCTAAAAGCCCTCAGTTCTCTTCAAAAGTAGAATTGCTGAATCCTACAGGCGGCGTGGTAAGCACCATTAACGAAGTACTGCCTCAAAAGAGATCTGCCAGCATTTCCAGCACATTGGGAACCGGAACCTATTCGGTAAGAATTACGATCACAGACATCTTTAACCAAAGCTCAAGCCCAATCACCATTCCTGTAACTTCAGGCATCTCCGGAACAACCTGGTACAAAATAAAGAACGTTTCCAGCGGGCTTTATCTGGCACTGGAAAACAACAGTACTGCCAATAGCGCTTTTCTTGTACAAGCAACCAGCAGTACCGGAAATGGCCAGAAATGGAAATTTACCGCACAGGGAACAGCTTATGTGATCGTCAACGCAAATAGCAACAAGGCCATTGACATTTCAGGAGGAACACAAACCATAGGTGCAAACGTCATTCAGTACACAATAAGTAATGCGGTTAACCAGCAATGGAACCTCGTTTCCTCGGGTGCCAATCAATATGTGATTCAAAGTAATATGTCAAGCCATTATGTACTGGACAATCCGGGCAGCAGCAGCACTTCCGGCACTAAAATCACATTATACTCCATTAATGGCGCATCCGGATCTCCAAATCAACAATGGTTATTAGAACCCCAATAA
- a CDS encoding TonB-dependent receptor, protein MHRFFTILGFFMFLCTAAHAQLIKGTIYDKHTGERIIGASIAIKERPGKGVMADEKGQFSIQIQSGETMIVKMVGYQTFQKQYQSKDGQQLVIYLESGLALNEVMVTASLANSRSKKAIGTNVDHIDAAAVAATSNPSSLADIVNGRISGAQVFNTNGKVGMPIRFDIRSAATFSMERDPLIFIDGVRYNNSNTADVNSSQEAMSALNDLPLNDIASIDVIKGPAAAASYGAEAANGVVIIQTKRGLSGQKGIAVNVKYTAGFSELAKKYDQFVNNDPLNDFFRKGSEQQLYANLTAQLDQSNSIFFSANTNKNAGIVPGNQDNRQTFRTGYDLVKDRFKLSVTAGYVKGKLSIPQSASGRDDAIWNLMRDRTPWPFISEETWRAIQKQYDNDRFTGSVRLGYTLPFEIKMETLVGLDLNHIEGLNYLPYGYLQGTNNTGAKQVSTRRNQNMNWDFKVSKNFVFSPKWQLNLSVLSQLTSATERVNGISVKNFAVPGISNIASAAEILTVTDTDYEKRTHGLYGEAFLNYDNKLFINAGLRRDVSNMIGANVANIWYPTVSVAYNVADMPFLKGKVEEWKFRAAYGESGRLPYPNDAQTAYLVEGSSFGTLVRPLRKGNPDIRPERTGELEMGTDISLFGQRFGFTYYEQQTRDAIVYTTLLPSLGWPSSLSGDYPENIGKIRGRGIEVTYNGRVFTSSNKKHSLDIFAIFNHQSNEVVNSGGRDILNTVNLIREGLPAFAFYSNVSEGPLFNAKGEYSGAKESALKELGKPFPTYNGSFGFGLQLFENLRLQSLFTYSKGAKVYNISHRNVASQGTNFKAKESLKEQLATQTPGTPDYIATATQLSKYEGTRGDYIQKADFLRLSNLTLSYDLGSWAKKQSNGILKRCVVSVTGNNLWLSSNYGGAEPQIDSQGGSKRTRGIGYLSSDWTTVPAPRTYAFSLNIGF, encoded by the coding sequence ATGCATAGATTTTTTACCATTTTAGGATTCTTCATGTTCCTTTGCACTGCTGCACATGCGCAACTGATCAAAGGAACCATATACGATAAGCATACAGGCGAGCGCATTATCGGGGCAAGCATTGCCATCAAAGAACGTCCGGGAAAAGGAGTGATGGCGGATGAAAAAGGACAATTCAGTATCCAGATTCAATCCGGAGAAACCATGATCGTTAAAATGGTCGGTTATCAAACCTTCCAAAAGCAGTACCAGAGCAAAGATGGACAGCAATTGGTCATTTATCTAGAATCCGGTCTTGCTTTAAATGAGGTTATGGTGACTGCCAGTTTAGCAAATTCAAGAAGTAAAAAAGCAATAGGTACAAACGTAGACCATATTGATGCCGCAGCCGTTGCCGCAACAAGTAACCCTTCTTCCCTTGCCGATATCGTGAATGGAAGAATCAGTGGTGCACAGGTTTTCAATACCAATGGTAAAGTAGGAATGCCCATCCGCTTTGACATCCGCTCTGCGGCAACTTTCAGTATGGAACGTGATCCACTGATCTTTATCGATGGTGTGCGCTACAACAACAGCAATACTGCCGATGTCAACTCTTCGCAGGAGGCCATGAGTGCATTAAATGACCTGCCTTTAAACGATATCGCTTCTATCGATGTCATCAAAGGCCCTGCAGCTGCTGCCTCTTATGGTGCAGAAGCTGCAAATGGGGTGGTTATTATTCAGACCAAACGCGGATTAAGCGGACAAAAAGGAATTGCCGTAAATGTAAAATATACTGCCGGTTTCAGTGAACTGGCTAAAAAGTACGATCAGTTTGTCAACAATGATCCTTTGAATGATTTCTTCAGAAAAGGATCGGAGCAACAATTGTATGCCAATTTAACTGCCCAGTTAGACCAGAGCAACAGCATTTTCTTCTCTGCAAATACCAATAAAAATGCAGGTATCGTTCCGGGGAACCAGGACAACAGGCAGACTTTCCGTACGGGCTACGACCTGGTAAAAGACCGTTTTAAACTGTCTGTTACTGCGGGTTATGTGAAAGGAAAGCTCAGCATTCCTCAATCGGCTTCCGGACGTGATGATGCAATCTGGAACTTAATGAGAGATCGTACCCCATGGCCTTTTATTTCGGAAGAAACCTGGAGAGCCATTCAAAAACAATACGACAATGACCGTTTTACCGGAAGTGTAAGATTGGGTTATACCCTGCCATTTGAAATCAAGATGGAAACGCTTGTCGGATTGGACTTAAACCACATTGAAGGTTTAAACTACCTTCCTTACGGTTACCTGCAAGGCACCAACAACACGGGAGCGAAACAAGTAAGTACCCGCCGCAATCAGAATATGAACTGGGACTTTAAAGTATCCAAAAACTTTGTGTTCAGTCCGAAATGGCAATTAAATTTAAGCGTGCTTTCCCAGCTGACCAGCGCTACAGAACGGGTGAACGGAATCAGTGTAAAGAACTTTGCGGTACCTGGTATCAGCAACATCGCTTCAGCAGCGGAGATCCTGACCGTAACAGATACGGATTATGAAAAACGTACTCATGGTTTATATGGAGAAGCTTTCCTGAATTACGATAACAAATTATTCATCAACGCCGGACTTAGAAGAGATGTATCCAATATGATTGGTGCCAATGTGGCCAATATCTGGTACCCCACCGTTAGTGTTGCCTATAATGTGGCCGACATGCCTTTCCTTAAAGGTAAAGTGGAGGAATGGAAGTTCAGGGCAGCTTATGGAGAATCCGGTCGCCTGCCTTATCCTAACGATGCCCAAACGGCTTACCTAGTGGAAGGCTCTTCTTTTGGCACCCTGGTTAGACCTTTGAGAAAAGGAAATCCTGACATCAGACCGGAAAGAACGGGAGAATTGGAAATGGGAACCGACATCAGTCTGTTTGGCCAGCGCTTCGGCTTTACCTATTATGAACAACAAACCCGTGACGCCATCGTGTATACCACGCTATTACCCTCTCTAGGTTGGCCTTCCAGCTTAAGCGGCGATTATCCGGAGAACATTGGAAAGATCAGGGGAAGAGGAATTGAAGTAACTTATAATGGCCGTGTATTTACCAGCAGCAATAAAAAACATAGCCTTGATATCTTTGCCATCTTCAACCATCAATCTAACGAAGTGGTCAACTCCGGCGGCAGGGACATCCTGAATACGGTGAACCTGATCCGTGAAGGATTGCCTGCTTTTGCTTTTTATTCTAATGTTTCTGAAGGTCCTCTCTTCAATGCAAAAGGGGAATATAGCGGTGCTAAGGAAAGTGCTTTAAAAGAATTGGGTAAGCCCTTCCCTACTTATAACGGGTCATTCGGATTTGGTCTTCAGTTATTTGAAAACCTACGTCTGCAATCGTTATTTACCTATTCAAAAGGCGCTAAAGTGTACAACATTTCACACCGTAACGTAGCTAGCCAGGGGACAAACTTTAAAGCTAAAGAAAGTCTGAAAGAACAACTGGCCACGCAAACTCCAGGTACCCCGGATTATATCGCCACTGCGACGCAATTGTCTAAATACGAAGGAACAAGAGGTGATTATATTCAGAAAGCAGATTTCCTGAGGTTGAGCAATTTAACCCTTTCTTACGACCTGGGTTCATGGGCAAAGAAACAAAGTAATGGTATACTGAAACGTTGCGTAGTTTCTGTGACTGGAAATAACCTTTGGCTCAGCAGTAATTATGGTGGTGCTGAACCTCAGATCGATTCTCAGGGAGGAAGCAAAAGAACCAGAGGAATTGGTTACCTGTCGTCCGACTGGACCACCGTTCCTGCGCCCCGTACTTACGCATTTAGTTTAAATATTGGATTTTAA